CAAAAAAATACAGGACGCCGAGCTGTGTAGACGCCTGCCCAAGCATGAATACTTTGAATCCGTAGGAGTTGGAGCGGCGACCCCGCTCTCAACACATCGCTAGACTGGGGCCATGACCCACGACCTAACGTCCGGTGAAGCGCAGCCCCGTTTCTCTTTCCTCCCGATTCCCACTGAAGCCGAGGTGCCTGAAAGTGTCGCCAAGCTCTGGAGCAAGGCCCAAAGCAATCTGGGCTTCGTGCCGAATGTGTTCAAGGCGCAGGCGCTGAACGGTGAGCAGTTTCAAGCCTGGTGGAGTTATTTCAATTTGCTGCTCAACAAGGAAGGCCACCTGCAGCCGCAGGAGCGCGAACTGGTGGCAGTGGTCGTGAGCAGTCTCAACGCCTGCCTTTACTGCGCGGTGTCGCACGGCGCGGCGCTGAGGCTGACGGGCATGGAGGCAAGCAAAGCCGACGCGGTGGCCGTCAACTGGCGGCAGGCTCCGCTGAGTGCGCGTGAAGCGGCCCTGTGCGCCTACGCCGAGAAGCTGACCGTGACACCCGCCCAGATGACCGAAAGCGACTTGGGAACCTTGTGGGCTGTGGGCCTCGGCGACCACGAAATTATGGAACTGGTGCAAGTCACCGGGATGTTCAACCTGACCAACCGCGTGTCGAGCGCTCTGGGCTTCGTGCCGAACGCGGAGTATTTCTCGGCGGGTCGGTAAGCGGAACCCGTATAAGGTCTGAAGAGCAGTGACCTCCTTCTCTCAACCAAAACGCAACATCACAGGTGACGCTGGCCCAGTTTACGTTCCCCCAATTACTCGGCAAGGCGCGGCACGACCTCCCACTCGACGCGGAGGGGCGGCGGTTTGCTATGCCCCTCAGGAGAACATTCATGCTCGACCCCGTTCCTGCCCGCCACGACCACACTCCCGCTTACACCGCCGCCCTCGGCCTGCCGCAAGGAGAGAGCGTCACCCTGCGCGTCTGGACGGGTCTGCCGGTGACAGGCGTGTCGCTGAAAGTTGTGCGGGTGGGTGAAATCGAATACCTGCCCGCCGAAGCCGTGACGTTGCCGAACTGGAGCGGTGAGGGCCAGTGGTTCGAGGCCCGCTTACCTATTCACGCAGGGCGGGTGCGCTACGCCTGGGAACTGCGCCTCCTGGACGACCATCTCAACCTGACGGCGGCGGGTCTGACGCACGGGCGGCGCGGCTTTCGGAGTTGGTTTCAATATCTGGCTGGACACATTGCGCCTGAGTGGGCCTGGCAAAGCGTCTTCTATCAGATTTTTCCCGACCGCTTCCGCGACGGCGATTCCAGCAGCAACGTGCAAGACGGTGAATACCAGTATCAAGGCCGACCCATCGAAACCCGGCTCTGGGGAGCGCCGATTGATCAGGCGGGCGACGTTCACGCCCACTACGGCGGCGATTTGAAAGGCATTCAGGACGCCTTGCCCTACCTCACCGATTTGGGCGTGAATGCCCTGTGGCTGACCCCGATTTTCGTTTCGCCCAGCAACCACCGCTACGACATCTCGGATTACCGCCACGTTGACCCGCACCTCGGCGGCGACGCGGCCTTTGACAACCTGATCGGCGCGGTTTATGCGGCCAATCTCAAAATCGTGCTGGACGGCGTGTTCAATCACGTCGGCAACGAACACGCCCTGTTTCAGGCGGCGTTGGCGGGGGCCGAGCGCGAGCGGGCCATGTTCACCTGGCGGGATGAGCAGGAAAAAACGCAGCACGAGTTGCCTTACCACGCTTTTTTTGATGTGCCCACCCT
The DNA window shown above is from Deinococcus detaillensis and carries:
- a CDS encoding peroxidase-related enzyme (This protein belongs to a clade of uncharacterized proteins related to peroxidases such as the alkylhydroperoxidase AhpD.), yielding MTHDLTSGEAQPRFSFLPIPTEAEVPESVAKLWSKAQSNLGFVPNVFKAQALNGEQFQAWWSYFNLLLNKEGHLQPQERELVAVVVSSLNACLYCAVSHGAALRLTGMEASKADAVAVNWRQAPLSAREAALCAYAEKLTVTPAQMTESDLGTLWAVGLGDHEIMELVQVTGMFNLTNRVSSALGFVPNAEYFSAGR